ACATCAGCCCCTTCAACAATTAGGATCACAACATCTGTGTCTGATATGTACAGAGGAAGGAGGTTCTTACCCGTGAAATCGATCTCTAAGATACTCCCCAAAACATCAGGCGCAAGACTTATTGATGACAAGTTCACGCTACTGACCTATAATATGCTATCGCCGCATTACATGTGGCCGCAAGTTTACAAATATGTGCCAGATGCCTTCAAAGATTGGCAATTCAGACATCATTTGTTGCAAAAGGAGATCCTCGATGTTTACAGAGCTGATATAATGTGTTTGCAGGAATTGACCTCATACGACTACCATCAATATTGGAAAGGGATCTTTAGAAGGGATTTTCATTACGGAACCAAGTTTATTGCTAAAACTCCCCCCACATATTGGACAAAAAAGGTGAACGATATGGATGGTGTTGGAATTTTCTACAatcttgataaatttgaatttctctCATCATCCGGTATATATTTAAACGATTTACTGGGCACATTTGACTTGAAAGAGATCGaatatttgcaaaataaaaatattcaattaaCGGACGGTGCTGGAAAACCTACTGAGGAGAAGAGTCTCTTGGAAATCTTGAAGAGCAGAAACCAAGTTGgactttttgtttctttgaagcATAAGGACACAGGGACAATTTTTGTTGTCGTAAATACTCATTTGTACTGGAAATATGATGAGGTCAAGATTACACAATGCATGGTGATTATGAGAAAATTATCCAAGATAATCAAGAATCTCCTTATTGGAGAAAAGGGCATTACATACAACAAAATGAAGGTAGTCTTTGCGGGTGATTTGAATTCAGCGAGAGATTCATTAGTCGTGAAGTTCCTAAAAGGTGAAAAGTTCGAGCTAGGAAACATTAACATTATTAATCCGATGAGGCCATATTTGAATCGATGtttatttgatgatattccAGAAGATTACTATGTTCATACGTGCTACTCTGGAAAATTAAAAGGCATTTTCGATTATATTTGGTATCACGACACCGATTTTGAGTTGACAAAGGTACTAACGGGCTCGGATGTATCACAAGAGCTAGAGGATGCAAACCAATTTGGATTACCGAATGAGAAGCACCCGAGCGACCATATTCCAGTGCTTGCGGAGTTCCAAATACTTTGAGAACCACTACTATTCCCCCTACGTTCAAGACGTTTATAGCGATCCatggtgaaaatttttgaatatagtAAATTATCAGGCAGTGAAAAGAGTTAACTTTCTTGTAGTTGAAGGCAgttgaagatgttgaaatGTTGGTCCCGTAGAATACAGCACGATTCTATTTGGCCCATACAGGaatgaataaaaaaacatcaatACTACCGAAAGGCAATACACAGCAAGCTCATGACGAGCCCACAATGCAAAATGCAAGGCTAAGGCTAGATTATAAAAAGTCCTTCCAGGACGATTTATTATTCTTCCCAGAAAATAAAGTCTTTAAACAGGATACATATATTGGATATAATAATGCATACATGTCATCGAAGGGTGTAAACAATCCAGTGGATTCCCCACACAATCAAGCCGCTTCGTCACTAAGACTGAATCCCTACGCTCATCAACAAAGCCAACACAAAGAGAATCTGGCATCTTTGTTAGTTCTTAAAAACTTAGaaaagcagcagcaacatcAGCAACAGCAAGAACAAATATATGCACAAAGTCACCTACCCTCTCAAAcgttttctttcaaaagaggtGGCCAGACGTACTACTCTCAATCACAACATTTGCCGCATTATGGAGATCAAAACCAAAATGTAAATAGCTATGTCAATATGAGAGTGAGAAACTGAATGCGACGACAAACCTTGACCTTGCATGATATCTATATAGAGTTGCAATAATTAATATCCCTTACAAGATCActatcaacaaaatcagTATTATTACCAGTAGTACAATTATAGCACAAGgcccattttcttttgcacTTTTTTCGAAAATCTCCAATCGTCTCTTTGCTTTGTCCAGATTTCTCCCACTGTTGTTCACGAGACTCTCTAAATCTTGCAAGACATGATCGTTTTGCTCTGTAACTTCTTGATTGATATCCAACGACATATTGTATGATCTGTGCACGGAGTTCGATAGTATACTAAGCTGAGAGTCTTGCTCCAAcagttgctgttgttgttgaatgaaaacatcTTGATTAGATACTCCAGGAGAGATAATATTCAAATTGTGAATCGCGTCGGAACCTGATATAGATGGGTGCTCCTCACTAGAGTGCTTGTCCATCTCGGCATCTCCTGTGGTCTCGCTGATTTCGTCATGATAAGGCTCAAAATGACTGGACTCTGGTTCATATGCATACGAGGACTCTTCATCCTTAAAACGCACTTTTTTAGGCAAATCGATATCATCCGAATCCCCGGATGTCGGTACAATAGTTACAGGCATCTCAAATTGATATAGCGATACTTTTATGGTCCCCTCCGGAAGTTGCAAGAGCAAattattaaattttttagaGTAGTTCTCGATGATACTGACATCAATACCATCATTTACGgcctctttcaaaatgtcTAGTGTCTTGTTTAACTGCTTTTTCAGCCTCACATTATCTTGATTGGACGGTTTCATTTTCAGGACATTGGACAACCTTGACCTTTCCTCAACAAGGTCATCCAATTTACCGAACTCGTACGATAGCCTTAAATCATCCATGTCAGATATCGCTTCAGCCCTTACACTGTACACAAGATGACTTCGTCAAACTATTCCCTGTCCGTCCATAAAAACTAGAGGTTCCTACTATTTCGCACGCCGCGATATCCAACTCATTACAGTTTATAGATGCAAGCTATTTAACTATTAtacaaaatatgaaaagaaaaatgcagaAAGCCTTACTTGGAGGAGGCTTGGGATTTCCTGAATGCTTGAGAACGTTTTGTTACTCTTCCAGTCTTGgatctttgttttttcctttttaaGATCGAATTACTCGAGCCGTCGCTTTTTTTGGCTCTCAAACCTTCTATTGTAATTTGTTGACCCACTGTTGCTTTATCAGCTTTACCTAGAATCTTCTTAGCTCTACcgatttttgttttttgactGTCGTGTAAGCTGGAATCAACGGCTCTTGCTTTAACACCATCAGTGTTTTGTTTCCTAATATTTTTACAACGGGAAATACGCAATTTTCTACTCTTACCATTGGTCTTCACAGATTTCATCGGTTTATCGTTTAACAGCAGTGCTTTGTTAACACATTGGAAATCTTCGAATTGTACGTATGCAAAGCCTTTGCCGACGTTTGTTTTTGCATCTCTAACGATTCTAACATACTCGATATCACCACAAGACTTGAAATGCAACCAGAGACTTTCTTCGTCTTCCTCAAAATCCAGATTTCCAACAAAAATCGACCTCTTATTATCATGAGGTGCCGGATGGGTGACAGAATCAACCCTCAAGTGACGCGACATAAATTCATGACC
This Zygotorulaspora mrakii chromosome 5, complete sequence DNA region includes the following protein-coding sequences:
- the SYN8 gene encoding syntaxin (similar to Saccharomyces cerevisiae SYN8 (YAL014C); ancestral locus Anc_7.92), which gives rise to MDDLRLSYEFGKLDDLVEERSRLSNVLKMKPSNQDNVRLKKQLNKTLDILKEAVNDGIDVSIIENYSKKFNNLLLQLPEGTIKVSLYQFEMPVTIVPTSGDSDDIDLPKKVRFKDEESSYAYEPESSHFEPYHDEISETTGDAEMDKHSSEEHPSISGSDAIHNLNIISPGVSNQDVFIQQQQQLLEQDSQLSILSNSVHRSYNMSLDINQEVTEQNDHVLQDLESLVNNSGRNLDKAKRRLEIFEKSAKENGPCAIIVLLVIILILLIVIL
- the NGL1 gene encoding RNA exonuclease (similar to Saccharomyces cerevisiae NGL1 (YOL042W); ancestral locus Anc_7.90), encoding MYRGRRFLPVKSISKILPKTSGARLIDDKFTLLTYNMLSPHYMWPQVYKYVPDAFKDWQFRHHLLQKEILDVYRADIMCLQELTSYDYHQYWKGIFRRDFHYGTKFIAKTPPTYWTKKVNDMDGVGIFYNLDKFEFLSSSGIYLNDLLGTFDLKEIEYLQNKNIQLTDGAGKPTEEKSLLEILKSRNQVGLFVSLKHKDTGTIFVVVNTHLYWKYDEVKITQCMVIMRKLSKIIKNLLIGEKGITYNKMKVVFAGDLNSARDSLVVKFLKGEKFELGNINIINPMRPYLNRCLFDDIPEDYYVHTCYSGKLKGIFDYIWYHDTDFELTKVLTGSDVSQELEDANQFGLPNEKHPSDHIPVLAEFQIL
- a CDS encoding uncharacterized protein (ancestral locus Anc_7.91), translated to MNKKTSILPKGNTQQAHDEPTMQNARLRLDYKKSFQDDLLFFPENKVFKQDTYIGYNNAYMSSKGVNNPVDSPHNQAASSLRLNPYAHQQSQHKENLASLLVLKNLEKQQQHQQQQEQIYAQSHLPSQTFSFKRGGQTYYSQSQHLPHYGDQNQNVNSYVNMRVRN